In Cyclopterus lumpus isolate fCycLum1 chromosome 17, fCycLum1.pri, whole genome shotgun sequence, a genomic segment contains:
- the vps4b gene encoding vacuolar protein sorting-associated protein 4B isoform X1, with translation MEPTNLQKAIAVAQKASEEDQAGNYEEAIRSYKHAVKYFLHIVKREPQGKDGNQKIRDQCKQYLDRVEELLRYQENKEKAIDLASKAAQEDKAQKYEEALRLYQAAVQYFLHVVKYEAQSDKAKHSIRAKCAEYLDRAEKLKEYLKKKESAPPAKPVKESQSDDKGNESDEGDDPEKKKFQNQLSGAIVMEKPNIKWNDVAGLEGAKEALKEAVILPIKFPHLFTGKRTPWRGILLFGPPGTGKSYLAKAVATEANNSTFFSISSSDLVSKWLGESEKLVKNLFTLAREHRPSIIFIDEIDSLCGSRSENESEAARRIKTEFLVQMQGVGNNNEGVLVLGATNIPWTLDSAIRRRFEKRIYIPLPEEHARSFMFRLHLGPTPNCLTDTDFVTLGKKTEGYSGADISVIVRDALMQPVRKVQSATHFKRVRGESRTDANLIVDDLLTPCSPGDPNAIEMSWMDVPGEKLLEPIVSMSDMVKSQANTKPTVNEQDLDKLKKFTEDFGQEG, from the exons ATGGAGCCAACTAATCTACAG AAAGCTATTGCCGTAGCACAGAAGGCCTCAGAGGAAGACCAGGCTGGGAACTATGAGGAGGCCATCCGCTCCTACAAACATGCTGTCAAGTACTTTCTGCACATTGTAAAAC GTGAACCCCAAGGTAAAGATGGCAACCAGAAGATCCGAGATCAATGTAAACAGTACCTGGACAGAGTGGAAGAATTACTGCGGTACCAAGAGAATAAAGAG aaggCCATTGATCTTGCCAGCAAGGCAGCTCAAGAGGATAAAGCTCAGAAATATGAGGAGGCTCTGCGTCTTTACCAGGCAGCTGTTCAGTACTTCCTCCATGTGGTGAAAT ATGAAGCCCAGAGTGACAAAGCTAAACACAGCATCCGGGCCAAATGTGCTGAATACTTGGACAGGGCAGAGAAGTTGAAGGAGTAtctaaagaagaaagaaagcgcCCCTCCTGCTAAGCCTGTCAAAGAGTCACAGTCTGATGACAAAGG GAATGAAAGCGATGAGGGTGATGATCCCGAGAAAAAGAAGTTCCAAAATCAACTTTCAG gtgCAATTGTTATGGAGAAACCAAACATCAAATGGAATGATGTTGCTGGTTTAGAGGGAGCGAAGGAGGCACTGAAAGAAGCAGTTATTCTTCCTATCAAATTCCCCCACCTTTTCACAG GAAAAAGAACTCCATGGAGAGGGATCTTGCTCTTTGGACCTCCAGGCACGGGAAAGTCCTATCTGGCTAAAGCGGTTGCCACAGAGGCAAACAACTCCaccttcttctccatctcttcatcTGACCTTGTCTCCAAATGGCTGGGAGAGAGCGAAAA GTTGGTTAAGAATCTTTTTACCCTGGCAAGAGAGCACAGGCCCTCTATCATCTTCATTGATGAGATAGACTCCCTGTGTGGCTCAAGAAGTGAGAACGAGAGTGAGGCCGCTCGGCGTATTAAGACAGAGTTCCTGGTTCAGATGCAGG GTGTGGGGAACAACAATGAGGGAGTGCTAGTACTCGGTGCAACAAACATCCCATGGACCCTGGACTCCGCCATCAGAAGAAG ATTTGAGAAGAGGATCTACATCCCGCTGCCCGAAGAGCACGCCCGCTCCTTCATGTTCAGGCTCCATCTTGGCCCGACCCCCAACTGTCTCACCGACACCGACTTCGTCACTCTGGGCAAGAAGACTGAAGGATACTCGGGAGCAGACATCAGCGTGATTGTCAGAGATGCTCTAATGCAGCCTGTTCGAAAGGTCCAGTCCGCCACCCACTTCAAACGG GTACGAGGGGAATCGAGAACTGACGCCAACCTTATTGTAGATGACCTCTTGACTCCTTGCTCACCTGGCGATCCCAACGCGATTGAGATGTCATGGATGGATGTACCTGGAGAGAAACTATTGGAACCTATCGTGTCAATG tctGATATGGTGAAGTCTCAGGCCAACACGAAGCCAACAGTCAATGAACAAGATCTGGACAAGCTGAAAAAATTCACAGAGGACTTTGGACAGGAAGGCTAG
- the vps4b gene encoding vacuolar protein sorting-associated protein 4B isoform X2 yields MATNNNLQKAIDLASKAAQEDKAQKYEEALRLYQAAVQYFLHVVKYEAQSDKAKHSIRAKCAEYLDRAEKLKEYLKKKESAPPAKPVKESQSDDKGNESDEGDDPEKKKFQNQLSGAIVMEKPNIKWNDVAGLEGAKEALKEAVILPIKFPHLFTGKRTPWRGILLFGPPGTGKSYLAKAVATEANNSTFFSISSSDLVSKWLGESEKLVKNLFTLAREHRPSIIFIDEIDSLCGSRSENESEAARRIKTEFLVQMQGVGNNNEGVLVLGATNIPWTLDSAIRRRFEKRIYIPLPEEHARSFMFRLHLGPTPNCLTDTDFVTLGKKTEGYSGADISVIVRDALMQPVRKVQSATHFKRVRGESRTDANLIVDDLLTPCSPGDPNAIEMSWMDVPGEKLLEPIVSMSDMVKSQANTKPTVNEQDLDKLKKFTEDFGQEG; encoded by the exons ATGGCTACCAACAATAATTTACAG aaggCCATTGATCTTGCCAGCAAGGCAGCTCAAGAGGATAAAGCTCAGAAATATGAGGAGGCTCTGCGTCTTTACCAGGCAGCTGTTCAGTACTTCCTCCATGTGGTGAAAT ATGAAGCCCAGAGTGACAAAGCTAAACACAGCATCCGGGCCAAATGTGCTGAATACTTGGACAGGGCAGAGAAGTTGAAGGAGTAtctaaagaagaaagaaagcgcCCCTCCTGCTAAGCCTGTCAAAGAGTCACAGTCTGATGACAAAGG GAATGAAAGCGATGAGGGTGATGATCCCGAGAAAAAGAAGTTCCAAAATCAACTTTCAG gtgCAATTGTTATGGAGAAACCAAACATCAAATGGAATGATGTTGCTGGTTTAGAGGGAGCGAAGGAGGCACTGAAAGAAGCAGTTATTCTTCCTATCAAATTCCCCCACCTTTTCACAG GAAAAAGAACTCCATGGAGAGGGATCTTGCTCTTTGGACCTCCAGGCACGGGAAAGTCCTATCTGGCTAAAGCGGTTGCCACAGAGGCAAACAACTCCaccttcttctccatctcttcatcTGACCTTGTCTCCAAATGGCTGGGAGAGAGCGAAAA GTTGGTTAAGAATCTTTTTACCCTGGCAAGAGAGCACAGGCCCTCTATCATCTTCATTGATGAGATAGACTCCCTGTGTGGCTCAAGAAGTGAGAACGAGAGTGAGGCCGCTCGGCGTATTAAGACAGAGTTCCTGGTTCAGATGCAGG GTGTGGGGAACAACAATGAGGGAGTGCTAGTACTCGGTGCAACAAACATCCCATGGACCCTGGACTCCGCCATCAGAAGAAG ATTTGAGAAGAGGATCTACATCCCGCTGCCCGAAGAGCACGCCCGCTCCTTCATGTTCAGGCTCCATCTTGGCCCGACCCCCAACTGTCTCACCGACACCGACTTCGTCACTCTGGGCAAGAAGACTGAAGGATACTCGGGAGCAGACATCAGCGTGATTGTCAGAGATGCTCTAATGCAGCCTGTTCGAAAGGTCCAGTCCGCCACCCACTTCAAACGG GTACGAGGGGAATCGAGAACTGACGCCAACCTTATTGTAGATGACCTCTTGACTCCTTGCTCACCTGGCGATCCCAACGCGATTGAGATGTCATGGATGGATGTACCTGGAGAGAAACTATTGGAACCTATCGTGTCAATG tctGATATGGTGAAGTCTCAGGCCAACACGAAGCCAACAGTCAATGAACAAGATCTGGACAAGCTGAAAAAATTCACAGAGGACTTTGGACAGGAAGGCTAG
- the kdsr gene encoding 3-ketodihydrosphingosine reductase has product MSSEEGLSSTITDWLLINSWWLLLPFVMLLVVAAFIVAFVLLLYMISPLISPKPLKLNGAHVVVTGGSSGIGKCIAIECYRQGAFITLVARDEAKLLQAKKELEKFAINDKQVVLCISVDVSSEYSQVESVIKQAQEKLGPVDMLVNCAGVSISGKFDEMEVDRFKKLMEVNYLGSVYPTRAVITTMKERRRGRIMFVSSQAGQIGLFGYTAYSPSKFALRGLAESLQMEIKPYNIYVTVAYPPDTDTPGLAEENKTKPLETKLISETSGVCQPDQVAKIIVRDAVQGNFNSSVGPDGYMLSALTCGMSPVTSITEGLQQIVTMGLFRTIALFYLGSFDSIVRRCMIQREQSKAADKRE; this is encoded by the exons ATGTCCTCTGAAGAAGGGCTGAGCTCAACGATCACGGATTGGCTTTTAATCAACTCCTGGTGGCTCCTTCTGCCGTTTGTCATGCTTCTTGTGGTCGCTGCCTTCATTGTtgcatttgtgttgctgttgtacATGATATCGCCACTTATTAGTCCCAAACCTCTGAAACTGAACGGGGCCCACGTCGTG GTGACTGGGGGCTCAAGTGGGATCGGGAAATGCATTGCAATTGAGTGCTACAGGCAAGGAGCATTCATCACTTTGGTGGCACGGGATGAG GCTAAATTGCTTCAAGCGAAGAAAGAGTTGGAGAAATTTGCCATCAATGACAAACAG GTGGTGCTTTGCATATCAGTGGATGTTTCCAGTGAATATAGCCAGGTGGAAAGTGTGATAAAGCAG GCTCAGGAGAAGCTGGGGCCTGTTGATATGTTGGTGAACTGTGCTGGGGTATCCATTTCTGGAAAGTTTGATGAAATGGAAGTGGACCGTTTTAAA AAACTGATGGAAGTGAACTACCTGGGGAGCGTTTACCCGACACGAGCCGTCATAACCACCATGAAGGAGCGAAGAAGGGGCCGCATCATGTTTGTGTCCTCCCAAGCAGGCCAGATCGGCTTGTTTGGATACACCGCCTACTCCCCGTCCAAGTTTGCCCTGCGTGGCTTGGCAGAATCTCTGCAGATGGag ATAAAGCCATACAATATCTACGTGACGGTGGCCTACCCCCCTGACACTGACACTCCAGGATTGGCTGAGGAAAACAAGACCAAG CCTCTGGAGACCAAATTAATCTCTGAAACCTCAGGAGTTTGCCAACCAGACCAAGTGGCCAAAATCATTGTTCGCGATGCAGTG CAGGGGAACTTCAACAGCTCCGTGGGACCCGATGGTTACATGCTATCAGCCCTCACCTGTGGAATGTCACCCGTCACCTCCATCACAGAGGGTCTCCAGCAG ATTGTTACCATGGGACTGTTTCGGACCATCGCCCTCTTCTACCTGGGCAGTTTTGACAGCATTGTGCGGCGCTGCATGATTCAGAGGGAACAGTCAAAAGCAGCTGATAAGAGGGAGTAA